In the genome of Acanthopagrus latus isolate v.2019 chromosome 17, fAcaLat1.1, whole genome shotgun sequence, the window TCGTTGATGACAACTGAATTTCCACTGAGATCAATTAACCGCAACCTATTTGGCcattaaatatacatacagtgcTATCAGACGGAGGGCTCAAGGACATAATTATGGATGTTATCATGAATGGCTCTCAGCGTTTGTGCGATGCACCAGTTTGTAATTACCCGTTTATTTGCTCCCCGCCGACCTCAGTTTAACTCAGTGATGGGAGCGCTGACGCCTCTGGCGTGTCACCTTTCACCTGTGACTCTCTGGCAGGTCTTCTCCGTCAGTTTGTGTGCCTCAGCTGAAGACGGACGATGGACCGCACTCAGGACCGCAGCGGGGACGGATATGGCCCTCGCCCTCCTCCGTACAGCCCTCAGGACTGTGCGAGCCAGCCGTACACGGGGATGAGCTACCAGGTCAGGAGCAGAATCCAAACGCTTGCGTGTCGGctcagagcagaggagggagtgagCTGCTGAAACCATGTCTTTCTTCCCACTAATTTTGGTTTGAGCGACTATTTGTCTTTGCCAAACTCGCACACCAGCAACCTTTGATCATCATAAAACACTCTCAAAACAAAGCGCTGTGTGCACATTTAATTACACACGGCCGATTGATTTCCTTTTAATTAATGCATTTCAAGAAGGAAAACTAGGAACAAtgcttgtgatttttttcttcatgagtAGAATGTTGTTTGATGTacaagtgttgttgttgttgttgttgttgttgatgatgatgtctggACGGGCCAGGTGGGGAAGGGGAACGTCGCGGTGGTCTCCCCTCCTGCCACCTATGACAACATGGTCCACCCCGAGGAGGCGGCAGCGGCGGGAGGCAGCGAGCAGTACGGCCAGGCTCCCCCTGACTACTCCCGGGGCTTGGAGGACAACTGCTTCAGTGACGCCGCCGTACGACGAGGTAGTCACTGATTAGTCACTGTCACTCCCCCTGCCGGACTCTgacagggggagagacagaACATGGGAGAGGcgaatatgctttttttttttttttcttttctttttttttgtctgcatggTCGGAGTTGGAAAAAAGGCTGAGTGATATTTACTCCCTCGTTTGCTCCCGCAGTGTTTTTCTTGagattgatttgaaattgaAAGTTGTTTCCTGATCTCTGCTGTACCCTGCCTCAGCTTTCCACCCACGCAACACAGCTCATTTTAAATGAGAGGATGAAATGTGGgtttgatgaaaacacagaaggcATTTTGAAATGCaacgaaaagaaagaaaggaaaaaaaaataaaaacaatcctacctgcctctctgcttcactgtctttgttcatggttgttgttgttgttgtctgacTTTCTGCTGTGTGCCCTCTTTCTTTCTGAAAAGGTTTCATAAGGAAAGTCTACTTGACCTTGATGATTCAGCTCCTGGTGACTATTGGGATCATCTGCGCTTTTCTTTACTGGTGAGGCAGCATCACACAGGGGAACACACATCCAACAAAGGAGATTAATCCAAGTCAGGCACccatctttccatccatccatctatctgcATTTAGTGTCGTCGGCGTTGTTAGAGCACCCAACATCACACAGGAGCACGAGTAGCATATTCCTTCCCCCCTGTAGGAACTTTGAGCGTGCAACCTGGCGCAGCTCGAATGCATAAATATGTGAAGCGAGACAAGATGGTGGAGaataaaagtgcattttctGCCGCATAATATTTTTGCTTGCAGTTGCTTGAAAGCTTTATGTTTTGTATAATGGATGTGGTAGAACACTGCTCcagtcatttcttttcataAATCGTATCCAGCTCCCATGTGCACAATGCCCTGTCCTctgttaatatttaataaaatcaTTCTACTGCCTCTATCACATAAATGGTGCCTCTATTAAACActccccctcccttttttttttttttgcttctcaAATAACAGGGACACTCTCCGGAGATGGACATGGGAAAACTACTGGTTCTCCTACACCATGATGTAAGCTCTCAAAAACAGTCAGATTATGGAGGTGATGCacacatttgttattttaatcaGTTTTGCCCCCCTGCAGATCTCCTCAGTGAAAATCTCTCTCACAGATATCCAACTGATGCAAATCACAAACTGTCACCTCAGTCTGAATCCCAATCCAAGAAACTGCCAGCTGCGCTGTGCATAAATAATGCACTCACTCAGTGAATTCACATcgtgaaaactttttttctccagtttatagcctgtttatttgctgtttaCGGTACACTATATTCTCTGTGAAATAGGGTGGTGGTGTTTGTGCTCATCTTGGTCCTGTCCTGCTGCGACAACATCCGTCGTCGAGTCCCCCTCAATTTCATCACCCTGGGCCTGTTTGTGAGTAGAAGCAGTACCAGCCAGGCATCAAATTAAAGCCCCACCTCAGCTGCTCTagttcactgtttttttttttttcgtttttttttctgtgtcatgtATTTACTTTCGattttgtctctccctctctgtctcagacTATAGCGGAGGGCCTGATGCTCGGCTCTGTGTCGGCGTGAGTTTCCAAGGATGAATCCCCACCTGATGCTGACTCATTTGCACAATAATAACCCTAATTGATCCATATCTGATAGCATGTAGGATGTCAGCGATGAAGCCATCAAATCTGATAAGATGTTATCTTCGCCGGTTTACCAAATTaaaagggtggggggggttttGCTCAGCCGAAGATAAATCAGAAGCATCGCAAATAGTTTAAAAACCAATTTCTCTGCAGCGGGGCCTGTGTACACATAAGCTACCTTTTCCATCTGTGAGACGTTTCTTTTTAGCAGCTTGTCACTGGGACAGAAAAAGACCTGACTATCAATAATACATTCAAATTATCATATTTATAGGACATTGCCTTAACTGAAGCTGCACTGTAACTGATATGAACATAGGCAATACATTATGTAATGCCCTTCCAAAGGGGGGGGGTCCCTGCCATCACTCGACTTGAGACACATAATACAGACTATTAGATAAAAAAGGACCACATTTCTTATGAGAAAGTAATGTGTTGCTTTTAGGATAGAACACAACCCTACTGCTCATGATTGCACTCTGCCTGCTGATTAGTTTGCCGCGATGCCGCGGGGTGCCGTTCCCTCTGCACAGCCGTTTGATATTTCTGTCTGCAGGTACTATGACGCTGAAGCAGTTCTGTGGGCTGTGGGGGCGACGGCGCTTGTGTCCTTCGCCTTGACTCTGTTCGCCATGCAGTCAAAGGTGAGATGTGCCACACACTCTGAACTCAATCTGCAGGGCAGCCAAAAGGGAAATTTCATAAACTGCGGTGACTTTTCCATGCAGTCGGTGCTAAAAGTCCGTCTACTGAGCTGTCGTTCCTGTGCAGTCAAAGGAAAAGTGTTAAGCTGAGCTATGGCCCAGGTCTCCTCGTGCAGTGTGTGTTATTTGCAGTCACCAGCGAAAGGTTTTAAAACTCAGATGAGTTTGCTGTCCAGGCAAAACTATGATTAGTGCTGAGATCAGTGCATTTGTCAATCAAGTTAATTCCTTGTGTCCAGTGGTGGGACAGAGTTAAACCTGCGGGCTGTTCTCGTGCTGGCCGGGGCATATATCATAAATCTGGGTTCTGAAATGGCCTGGAGCCTTTTGTCATTTGCTAAAcaccccctcttcctctttttttgggATGTCTCCTTTCAGCATGAACTGTGTAATAAGGCAAACACGCTCTGAGATTAATGTTTGAAAGGTCTCTTTCGCTGACACGCTGGGAGACATGACGATCGCCCAGCAGGGTATTCTGTAATATTGAAATGGTAATTCCTTTTGCCTTTAGTGCAGGTGCGTACACGAATCAACCTGCATCCCTGATCTCTCACCAAAAGCCAAATCTGGAAATTACAATAATAACTAAACAGCTCTGATACAGGACCCTGAAGATCTCTCTCCACCAatagtatttccattttattttatggtgcGAACAAAGCCTGTTAATATTtgtacagtgatgtcacttgattTATATAACAGCTTATGCTTGTGTAAGTGACATTTAAGAGTTGCAATGTTTTATTAGCGAGAGTCAACAAGCACAAGTGAGGAGACCTTTTGAGAATCTCTTCACCGATAGTTTGGCATGCTGCTTCAATAAAAGGCTCATAAAAGGAGGGGAAGTAATCACAGTCAGTGGGGCGAAAAAATTAGACAAGTGAAACAGACGTAGGCCAAATTCAAATTGCATTCAGAGTCCCTCTTAATTGCCTCTAAATGCAGTTTGGCATTTCACAAATTTTTTGCTACTTAATGCATCAGATggagcagatttttttcccccctgcttAGATGGGATAAACCTTGCAGGCATGTGTGAAGTGATTATCCCGAGAATGTATCCATAATGCTTTCAGCTCATGTAATGTGTAGAATGGATGAAGAGAGAGCCTGTATAGAGGGgaataaatagataatataAGTGTCCTCATTGAATTTTCATCTGATGACTTCATCTTGCAGATTTCTGCGTCTCCTTGCGCCGCAGTTGCACGCCGTGTGCCGAGAGTCTTAGTCGCTGTCACTGTGATAAACGTAAATGTCATACAGACTGCCTTGGATGTGTAGCTCACTGCTCCTCAGGTGATCAGTGCTAGTGATTCTCTATAGCAACTGCCATCTTTTCGCTGTCTATTTTGAAAAGGGCACACGGGCCAAAAGGCCACCTCCCCTCCCTTTCTCCGTTGCCTGCGTCGCAGCTTGTTGATTAATTATCTGGCATATTTATATCCGGAATCGTTAGGCTTTTCTTGTGTGTTGAACCACAATATGTCTTCATCATTAAGCGATCCGCAGCATCTCGGAGCACAGCTGCAATGCAGACGACCTTGAGCGCCCTGTCTTGAGTGTAAATGAGAGAtgtactgttttctgtttgagaGGCTTGTCACATTCACCGTGTCTCACTCTTCTCCCTCCCTATCTTGCACCAGTGGGACTTCACCGCAAAAAGTGGGAGCCTGTGGGTGTTTGCCTGGACCCTCTTCTCGTTTGCACTGCTTTGTGCAATTCTCCGATCGCAGGTAGACAAAGGAGCGGCTGTGTTTACACCTTGTGTTTGCAGTGAGAGCATGCTGGAAATGAATTGCAGTGGCGTGCAGCTGGAGGCGGGCAGTTCGTAAGCATCAGAGCTTTTATCACCAGGATGTACTGCCACTGACCTGTGTACTGAGCAGACTGTAAAGAGGAGTGCGGATGCTCTCGGCTCTCTCGGGAGTTGCACTGATctgatgcatttaaatgtacacTGCTGTCTACTGTGACGGCTGATAGTGTGTGCGTCCCATTGATTTCAAAGTGCTGTTTATACACAGCCACAACTGACCTGAATCAGGGAATCAACACTGCTTTCTGAAAGCATATTGTGTGCACCCATTATCAGCCTTTACTATCATATTTTCCCCACAGAACAACTAAAAAGGATTAAGTATGCCTGCTTTTTCAGCAACTGAGATAAAGGATGGGCCTGAGTTATTGTGTCCGCAGGAAGCGCACTGTATCATCTCAAGATAGAAAATAACCAGCGCTTCATTCTAAATGTTGAAACAGTATTTTTAAGCTACATATTACCTCCCTTTATGGGTAATCACAGATCAGTTTACAGTCGATTATGTTGCTGAATGCCTCCCctgatttttttgtctctttctttcaacAGTATGCTTATATCCTGTACGCCTGCCTGGGAACCTTGCTGTTTTCTCTAGTAAGTACACTGAAAGTACTTTAACGATGGAATGctttttgcagcagcagcagcagcacaggttGAATTGAAAAAACAGACTGATCAtaaccttttaaaatgaaagaaaccaTCATTGAAAGAAGGCGTGAAGTCAAGATCCCAGGGTCGAGCAGCTTCACTCCGGTGTCTGTCACAGTAGTTAGTGTACAGAGAGAGGCTCTGATGTCCTCGTGCCCTTTAATTTCAATTATGCACCGCTTAACAGCAGTAGGCTTCATTTTCACAGCCACCTCTCTGCGTGCCTTTGGCATTAACAGCAAATGTTGTGACCCATCCCGTCAGCCAGTGGAACAAACTGCGACTGCACACAGAGCCGAACAGGCTGTCAGCGGCAAGTCACAACTtattttcagctgcaacaaCTCCGACGACACGATTATTTACATGGCCCGTTTATCAGCGCagtcccccctctctctcaacgATAAGAAACACAGCCCGTGCTTTCTTTTCAGACTGATTCTTGTAACCGGCTCTCCGTCTCTTTCATCCCACTAAGACGCTGCCTTCAGATGTCAGTGTTGAAGCGTCTCAtcactctctcgctctgtctctctgcagtatTTGGTGTTCGATACCCAGCTCATCCTGGGTGGAAAACACAGGAAGTATGAGATCTCCCCCGAGGAATATGTGTTCGCCGCTCTCAACCTTTATTTGGACATTGTCaccctgttcctcctcctgctgcagctcatcGGCCTCTGCCGCTAACACTAAGCACTGATGACAGGCCCACCTACAGAAAGACTGAAACGCCTCTGACACACAATATCAAACAGTTTAGTGCATCATGTATCTCGATTCTCCACACACTGATTAGTACTCAGGATgtcatatttaaataattagAGACGACTGTGATGTGTCCAAAAgacagctttgtttttattgtcaaacATCAGGGTGAATTTTGTTATGAACTGTGATTTGCTGTGTGCTAAATGTTTTGAGGGATGCTCAATATGAGATTTTCGCactgtatttgcatgtgtttctcCCTAAAATTATGTGCTGAATAGATGGTTCTATAAATACGCTGCTTTAGCTTTACATTACTGTTAGTTTTAGTCTTGAACTGAACTTAAACTCAAAGAGACAGTTTacaccaaaatcaaaaacatatttttcttcttatccGCACTGCTGTTCGTCCATCTAGGCTGTTTCAGAGTGAGTTTTATAGATATCGGCCGTCGAGATGTTTGTATTTGCTGAATATAACAGAACTAGATGGCATTCAGCTTGTGATGCTCAAAGCGCCAAAAATACtcaaacaaaaactcaacagcaatgtctctttccaaaAATTATGACCCAGTTGCTCAAGATAATCTACAGACTGTGAACAGTTTCATGTTGGAGCTATTTTCTTTCTAACTGAACTAAACTTGCAAACTGCATCAGTCCTTAGTTAGACTctatttttttgggtgaactgtcccttcaTCTTGTGATTTGTGCCACATTTAAAAGTTGTAACACTCTTGCTGTTGGTAAAATTACATCCTCTGTCCTACAGTTTAAAGGAAGCCTGAAGGAGGCTTTTGCAAAACTAGATTCCAGAAACCAAACATAACTCAAGTAAAAGACAGAATCTGTCAGCCTTTGCACTCCCAGGGAACCAGGCATGGTATCTTTGCTCAGAACGTGGGTGTCTCAGTGGgcaatgaaaaacaacacattaaaactcAACACATAGTTTATTGGCATCACACgtcaaacatgtttcatataaAGAGGGAATGTATCAAGTATAGACTATGAAAGTGCAAATAGCATTTCAAGGATTAGTTGCTTTACAATAGAAAATCTcaatgagttaaaaaaaatgttatatgccgttttaaaataaatcacctGGACATCAGAGGTGAAATACAAAGGAAGTACAAACTCCATTTAGACTTCTACCCATTTCATGCACAGCAAACTGTAACGCAAAAGAGGGAAACACATCTCATGTCCTCTGTTCAACCCACTTCACATTAACCAATCCACTAACCATATGGCACTCACAGTTTCACAACTTCAAGACACTTTTCAAAGCAATCACTATCTTTAGGTTAACGTGGTTCTACATGTCTGCTAGGAAAAAAACGGAATTAATTTCTGTCAGACATTCGTCTGCACGAAAACATTTAGTCTTAATCGtaaaacacaaatcaatgtGTTTCACTTCAAACTGATTATTCACAATCCATTTTCTTTAATGGATCTGATCTATTTCAAATAAATACCTACTTTATATTGCAACTTTCCTCCATTTTAGTGTCTTCAGGTAAGGTACTTGATACACATATAGTAGGTCAACTCGTTCCAAAGTCAATATAGTGATTTTAGTTTCTAAACCACAGAAAGAATCAGCTGTGTAGGGCATAAAGCCACTCTGCACATagaaataaaacctttttttttctaaatatttgGGGATCAAGAGCACGACATTAACCGTCATCCGTTTTGCCAAATCATAGCAAATCAGTATTAACCTTTAACATAGCACTACCAGAACCAACTGAAAGCCTCATGCtacaaacattttgatggagaaaataaaatcaagatcTCATGTTTGCACACATTATGAGAGAAAAAACTTTAAGGTaacaggtgtttgttttgtttacactATAAATACTGTGTAATTAGCACtcagaaaaaatgtgtgaaaaagaataaaataacgGCGATCGACATAAAGGCACTGTATCTCTAACTGTGTAGAGAACTGTTTCAAACACATGGGCTCCCCATGTGTTTGAGATGCAACACACATTCATGAATTCTCCATGCATTATATACCCTGCAGCCCGGGACATCTGCAGAGCTCCAAGAAGGCTTTGCTTATATTACACTTGAACAGAACCCAGAGATAAATTACAGTGACTTGGGCTGGATTAATGAATTCACCAAAGTCTGAATGTGATTGCCTGATCATTTCTCTCACTTGGCCTTCCCCGCAGTGTATAAACACGACTACTCCCTGTCTACATCATCTGTCAAGCTCCATATTTAGCTGCAGTACTCAAACATTACTTTAAGGGAGCTACAATGGAATTCAgaataaactgaactgaaggaCACTGAGCAGCCCCTCTGGGCCTGTCAGCGTTTCTCTTTTGTACAGATCAGACAGTGTTTCCCATTGAAAGTGTGTTTGGATCGAGGCTTTGAGATGAATAAGCATTGTCAACtcaaatctgaaatgttttccagCAGGCCACCAACttttcatttgaatgatttATCTCAActgttttgtgtgaatgtttcaCATAATAAAGTTGACAACCATTATGGTCTTGGACTACAGATTTACACAGCACACTAGTGAGATTGGAAAATATCACTCAGCCGCATCCTCGAATAAAAATATGGCTCACGACGTTCACATTTAGGTTCAGCTGAGCTGTTGAGATTGTAATAAGTAGGCACAATTTACTTCAAAGAATCCACTTGGTGACTGCAAATTGTGCTTTTGCTAGTCAGTGTTTGGCAACTAGAAAGTAGGCAGGTTTGGACAGGAGCGAGGAGCTGTTTCTCTGCCTGTACTTCACAGATTCAATATTGGAGCAAAATATTAATCTGCTCATATGTACAGCTGAAAAACATCCTTTAAAACCTGATTCAGACACATACAGTAGGCTTTTACTCCAGtagacaaaaatatatatatacctgCACTACGTTAAGTCTCTAAATCTCTTAATTCCTTTAAATTTGATTTCAGAAAGAGCAACGTATTCATATTTATatcagcacagaaacactgtaTGAAATACCTAATGTAGGAACATTGTTATCAAATGTAATCTCTCCTTCAGTTAGTGCTTTCTTTGCAGGAGGGCTGGTCGTTGGGGGGCTGACAACACAGTAAACGCAGGAGACCCATCTAACTGCAGTGCTAGACTAAGCTACGAGTCTAAATACCTCTTCCCCCACTTTTCTACAAACACATTCTTCATTCTGTATACATTCCACCTGAATAGCTAATTCCTCAGTTCTATTTCATTTGCAATCtctggtggtttttttttttttttttttttggcctttccaAAATAGCTCTTTCCATTCTCAGCCAGTCACTTCATACCAAGTGCACTTGGTCCTCCCACTCAGATGAGCTAGTGCTGGGCAGCTGGTCGGATATGGAGTCACATTGGGGAGTGTCGACATGGCAGACCTTTGGGCCCCCCCGCTCAGTATGTTCTCCACTTGTGTTGAGGGTGTAAGGTCGCGGCATGGTGTCCAGCCCCACTAGATCTAACTGGGTCGGCCTCTCTGCGACAGCacactccttctcctccacgTCACTCAGTCTCTGGGAGCAGAAAGCCACGTCTGCCATCACTTCATGAGGTTTCCTGCTTTCAGGCAGGACAACCCCACCTTTCTCGTCATCCTGCAGACACCCACCTCCGCCTGCATGGAATGTGCTTATGTTGGAGTCTGTGTCAGAAGAGGTTGAGGGGACCAGGGTGATGCCTTGAGGATTCATGTCGTGGAACCAAGCCATAATGTTGCCCAGCAGGTTTGCATTTGCTGCTAaagcagaggatgaggaggggtCATGGCTGCCACATGTGGTTGAATCTATAGTGTcactggaggaagagaagaggccTGTCGATGAGTTGCTGCCGCCTGGAGCCACTGGTATTGGCACAGAAGCCCTGTAGGCCCGGTTGTGACTTTCACAGTGCTGCACAGAGGCAGTAACACCGGTGGCAGCAGAGTACTGGCTGCTGATGTTGGTGTTGCCAAGTCTAGCCAAGTTATCTCCCACCTCCAGCAGTTCTGAGCTGCTTAGGGAAGCTCTGTGGAGGACCTCTACACTTGGAGCACTCTGTTCGAGGCGGGAAGGCAGGGAGGTGCCAATAGCACCGAGCGAAGCTTCATTAGCAAGGACGTCATGGCCTGACCCGCCTCCTGCCATCCCTGAGTCCTGGAGTGACAGCTGGATGGCCAGTAGTATGTTGGGGTCATCGTCATCCAGAGAACCCAGACCCTGTGAGACAATAGAGAAGACAGCGTCAATGGTGCAGGATGAGCAAACATTATCCAGTCACAGCGAACAAGAAGTTACACACCAGCAGTTCATGTCCAACCTGTACGAGCTACACCTATTGGTGCGGAAAGtaaaagcagctgcaggatCGAGCTGCAGATGTAGACATGCTGTGGCACACATAAAAATAATCGGCTGCAGCTGTTTTGACACTTGTGCCACCTGCAGGCcatggctgttttttgtttatttgtttctttgttttttaaatagctggtgtatttctgtttgtttggtcaGTGGGATTTAAggtgaaatgtcaaaaacagtGGTAAAATATAAGGCAGGCAATGCTGTGATTTGTAATGCGATCTAATTAATATAACAACAGTGATATAGTTTGTCTTTTAGTACTTTAATGTAGGCTGAATGAAGGCTTACAACCTTTGTGCGAATAGATGAAaggttaataaaaaaaatcaacctaaAATAGCTAGAACTGTAGCTTTTTTATGGAAATTACCGAAACCACAGTAACTTGATATTAATGTGATCATGTCGGACATTTGGACTCCAGGGTACAGTGTCTAAATGTCTATGATGATCATTCATCAGAATTTGTACTGTAGTTTTTTTATGCCTATGCTACAATTTCAAAGAATCAGTTGGATTCTGTGGCCTCCAAACTTCTGACTAAACCTTCAGTTTTTTGTCTAACTTAATAAAGTGCAACTTGCAATAGTAAGTAATTTATTAGACTTTTACAAATGTTCTCTTAAGATTGCCTTtagaaaaaacagaacataaaacaaaaccccaaaactgttaaaagtacatttctgtTAACCACATCATTATCAAGCCACAGTGAGtgcaggaaaagaaagcctTGCATAAATCAGTTTGGTTAAATTGGTGCTGTGcttttttaaactgtctgaaAAGTTTCAAAAGCTTGAAAACCTGGGGTTGAGATGAAAACGGTGCCTGTTCACTCACCATTAGAGGGCCTTGTCTGCGTCCACTTCCAACATCCTGAGTGTCTTTGTAGAGAAAGAATTGGACAAAAACACAGGCCATCAAAAACACTGCCATTAGAATGAATCACTTGAATAGCAATTTAATCTGTTGATAATGACCACTTTTACGAACATCCACTTCATTTTAGTGAACACTGCTAAATGATAAAGTATCAGCCACCTGAAAGAGTATGGGCCTTCAGCATCTTCCCAGGAAATTCATAATTTCAGTATTGGAAATCAATTAATCCTTCTTGGCACAATAGCACCCATCACCTGGCTTCAGAACGGCAAACTATGTCGATCCTTTGCTTAGCACAGCCAAACCTTGAGTAGCTGGCTGATGGACGACACTGATGGATTGGAAATAATGGCTTGCTGAAATTTAGCAGTCGTGATTTTCTCAATTTTGGGCCAGGACCCTAATTGGTTCTGTACAGCTCAGTGTATCAAAAAGTGTGATCCTGATGACTGGATCAATGTAGATTAATTAAATGGATATGTACTATTTCATCATTGATTAGAAAACTCAGTAATTGCAATAGTATACTGTACACTGCATTAACATTGAATTTTTGTATGCACACCAACCATGTTCATTGCATCCACCCTGCTCTGAATTACTGACAAGTGCTCATATGTATAGCTATATATAAGGCTTACTAACTTAAATCACACACTGCAgattaataaacaaacaagtaaTGGCTCACATGAGATGACCAAATCCACCATTGAGAAATAAAACTAGAATCCCCTGTGCAAAAAGTCCTCTATGTCCACTGCAGTACCTGAGGTGCTGTCACTGGGGTCATCAGGATCAGGTGTGTTGCTACGGAGACTGGACATGTCACCTCGCCTCCGCTGCCTGTGTCTCCGTCTGTACTGGAACTCTGCGTACTCCTAAAGACAGccacaaaaaaagcattttgaaaaCTCACATGTCATTAATCGACACTTTTGACAACTTTCCTTTTTATTGCTCCATTTCAACGATGCTCTAATCCAGCAGTTAGAAAGTGCACAACTCTAAACAACATGTacaagatttatttattatcaagAGGTCGAATAGAAAAATGCAGTCTGTTGTCCCTTGATATAACtactaaaacagaaaatatataaacTGATTCATAATTActaagtaataaaaataaaacatttatgtatgAGCTGTTTGACCAGCAGAAAAATTGCCACATAATGCTGAA includes:
- the zgc:110410 gene encoding protein lifeguard 1, which encodes MDRTQDRSGDGYGPRPPPYSPQDCASQPYTGMSYQVGKGNVAVVSPPATYDNMVHPEEAAAAGGSEQYGQAPPDYSRGLEDNCFSDAAVRRGFIRKVYLTLMIQLLVTIGIICAFLYWDTLRRWTWENYWFSYTMMVVVFVLILVLSCCDNIRRRVPLNFITLGLFTIAEGLMLGSVSAYYDAEAVLWAVGATALVSFALTLFAMQSKWDFTAKSGSLWVFAWTLFSFALLCAILRSQYAYILYACLGTLLFSLYLVFDTQLILGGKHRKYEISPEEYVFAALNLYLDIVTLFLLLLQLIGLCR